A region of the Bacteroidia bacterium genome:
GCAGCGAAGTACCGAAGCGAAGCGCAGTGCGGAATGCCCCGACCCTTGCGTCAGCAAGGGGCACGCCCAAAAAGAAATTATCTTTCATCCAAACCTGAAAACCAAGCTAAACCCATTTTTTGACCTGCTAAAGCCCACAGCAAAGCGCTACTGCTTGACTATTTTGTACGTTTTTTTGACCTCTCTCTTTGTAACTGTGAGCAAGTACAATCCATTAGCTAAAAAGCCAACATCAATTTGCTGAGTGTTTTTGTGTACTAACAATACTTTGCCAGACACATCTGAAAGAACACACTCTTGAACAGGTTCAGAGAAATATATTGAGCTAAAAGCAGGATTAGGATAAGGGGATAAAGCACTAACCTCAAAATAAGTAGTGTTTGATTTTGTTAGTAAAGTTTGACATACTGTTTTTGCTCCCCCTGAAAAATATCGGACTTTGGCAGGATTAGTACCTGAATTAAGTGGATTAGGGATGCCAATAGACCAAGTAACCCCAGGTATATCCCAATAATCAGGTTTTGAGGTCAGGTAGTAAGTGGTATCGGCAAGTGTTCCTGTACCTGATGGCACAATAGAACCTTTGACATTATTTCCATGAGAAAAGATATTTGTACCAGGTATAAAGAAAAAACCTTTTCCAGATGCAGTATTTGTAACTTCATTGCCTACATAATTTTGATTTTCCTGTGGGGGCGAGATATCATGCAAGAATCCATACAATTCTGCACGATTACGGAAGAAAGTATTGTATGGTCCTGCTATGCCCCAATAACCATCTACAATGATATTTTGTGCAATGTTACCTTCAAACAAATTAGAAAAAGGATAATGCCCATGTACAGATATATCTGCCGTTGCATCGTGGGGGTATTCTGTTCGGTAAGGGTCCATAGAATAGTTGTATCCAAATACATTTCCATTTGAACCTTCTTTGACCATCATAGCGTGCCGTAAATGTTCAAAAATGTTATTTTCAATACGGCAAGCTGTGGTGTGCTTGAATAAAACTACTCCGTAGCCCCGTGTACCTACTCCTGTATAGGTAAAAGCATCGTGAATGTAACAACCTTGTACAGTGATGTGTGTACTAATCCCTATCCCAATATGCGCCCCTATGGACATGCTGCTTTCTACGCCTTTTACCCAGCATTGTTTTGCAATGCTAAAAGAGATATTGAAAGATACACAGCCAGTATAGTTGCAAGTATCTACCTTGTGAATGCGCAGACATTCAATTCCTACCTCTTTACGCATGGTAACTTTTCGCATTCTTGGATTTAGGGTAATATCAAAGTCCATTCGAAGGGGTTCACTTATGGTAATTTCGCTCCCTGAAATAGCCGTAATAGTAGCTAAGTGTCCTACGGATTCATTTGCCCAAAATACAGGGTTGATGTCCCAACTGCCATTATCTTGTTTTATTTCAATATCTTCGCCCACAGCAAAATGCGTTGGATTAGTTACAGTAAGCGTATTACTGCCCTTACTCAGTCCACCTATGATAGGCACTTCGACAGTGTCAGGAAAATCTCCCCATATATTGAAACAGTTTTTAGTATTGCCGTTAAAATCAAACTTCAAAATTGTAGAATCCGAAGATACTCCTCTAAAAATTACACTATCGTTTGCCGCAATTTGATTTTTAATTAAGTACGTGCCTGCTGGAAAAAATACCACGCCTCTGTGTCCGCCTAATGCATTCATTGCGTTAATAATTGCGGGATAATCGTCTGTAATACCATCTCCTACTGCTCCAAAAGATTTTACATTGATAATATGGGTTGGGTTAGGAATAGGATGAGGGTATCCTGTATTTTGCCAATCTACTCTTCGCGCCGCAGGAATAACCTGGGCTATTGCAGCGTATATTCCTACAAAATTAAGTACTAGAAAAAGTGAAAGTTTCATATAACAAAATTAAGTAATTTTTTAACTTGGCATGATTTTTTTATATTTGCATAGCTGTATGCTAAAAGTACTTAGTTTGCTTTTTTTCATTTTGTTGAGTACACCTTCATGGGTTCTTTTGGGGCAGGAAAAAACACTTATTACCATGAAAGGTTCGGACATGCTCAAAGATGATGTAATGCCCGCCTTGATTGAAGCTTACAAAAAGAAAAATCCAAATGTAGAGTTTGAAGTTAAAGGAGGAGGAACAGCCGCAGGAATAAGTGCTTTATTTAGGCGAACCGTAGATGTATGTTTAGCTACACGCCCATTGAGAGAATCAGAAACAAAACATTTACACGATGTTGTACCAACAGAAATTCCTATTTTAATTGCTTGCATGGCTATTTTTGTCAATAAGGATAATCCTGTAAATGAACTCTCTTTGTATGATATTACTCGGATTTACTCTGGGGAAGCTAAAAGTTGGAAAGAGTTTGGTGGAAAAGATATACCTATTGTGGCTTATACCTTAGATCCGAGTTACGGTACTTATACTTATTTTATTGAGGAAGTAATGGGCGGAGTCCCCTTTGGACCGAATGTGATTCCGCTCAAAAATTCCTATCAAATGATAGATTCTACTATAAAATATCCAGGAGGAATTGGCTTTGGAA
Encoded here:
- a CDS encoding phosphate ABC transporter substrate-binding protein translates to MLKVLSLLFFILLSTPSWVLLGQEKTLITMKGSDMLKDDVMPALIEAYKKKNPNVEFEVKGGGTAAGISALFRRTVDVCLATRPLRESETKHLHDVVPTEIPILIACMAIFVNKDNPVNELSLYDITRIYSGEAKSWKEFGGKDIPIVAYTLDPSYGTYTYFIEEVMGGVPFGPNVIPLKNSYQMIDSTIKYPGGIGFGTEFYTRGKNIKVVKVRKPNEYRSYLPTPMNGLTGKYPITRKFRFITLERPTGVLKDFIDFTLSPEGQKIIEEQKYFKVEFE
- a CDS encoding T9SS type A sorting domain-containing protein, which codes for MKLSLFLVLNFVGIYAAIAQVIPAARRVDWQNTGYPHPIPNPTHIINVKSFGAVGDGITDDYPAIINAMNALGGHRGVVFFPAGTYLIKNQIAANDSVIFRGVSSDSTILKFDFNGNTKNCFNIWGDFPDTVEVPIIGGLSKGSNTLTVTNPTHFAVGEDIEIKQDNGSWDINPVFWANESVGHLATITAISGSEITISEPLRMDFDITLNPRMRKVTMRKEVGIECLRIHKVDTCNYTGCVSFNISFSIAKQCWVKGVESSMSIGAHIGIGISTHITVQGCYIHDAFTYTGVGTRGYGVVLFKHTTACRIENNIFEHLRHAMMVKEGSNGNVFGYNYSMDPYRTEYPHDATADISVHGHYPFSNLFEGNIAQNIIVDGYWGIAGPYNTFFRNRAELYGFLHDISPPQENQNYVGNEVTNTASGKGFFFIPGTNIFSHGNNVKGSIVPSGTGTLADTTYYLTSKPDYWDIPGVTWSIGIPNPLNSGTNPAKVRYFSGGAKTVCQTLLTKSNTTYFEVSALSPYPNPAFSSIYFSEPVQECVLSDVSGKVLLVHKNTQQIDVGFLANGLYLLTVTKREVKKTYKIVKQ